Genomic window (Cydia amplana chromosome 11, ilCydAmpl1.1, whole genome shotgun sequence):
acaaaccgccatactaaaattgacactgaatgtcaatttactagtaacttttgtttacatagttagcaagttctattgacacTTTACGGCGTACACCTTGTGGTAACCGGCATGTTAGACTTATAACGCCACATGTTAGCGTTTGTCACCTTGCACCTAGACCTGTCTAGCTCAGTTGTCGAAATTGAGAGTTCAATGTTTTGCACTGCCTTAGGCGTTAAAAGCGCTTCAAACACCTTACTTAATTCAGGAACTGACTGATTCAGCTGCACGTTATATATTATACGGTCGATACATTTATATCTCACTTCTACATATAGCTGCGTCCCGGTCGTCAGTTACTGAATTAAGTAAGGTGTATAAAGCACTTTAGTAttccataaaataaaagtatcaTTACAAACTCAAGCAAAACTTGTCCACTTAAAGGTGTATTTGTTCAACAAATGCAACAAGATACCATAGCCAATGAAGTAAACTCACTTCTCCCGGAGCTCCTGAGGAGTGCCCTTGTCGGGGAACTGCGAGGAAATGGCCTGGAAGATGGTGAAGATGGGGAACTGCTTCTCCAAGTCCGCTCCTTCTTTGTCCTTGTCCTTTTCCATGTCTTTGTCCTTTTCTTTATCTTTGTCCTTTTCTTTGTCTTTGTCTTTATCCTtttctttgtctttttctttgtCTTTTTGCTCTTTGTTAGATTCTTTCTGTTGGATAAATGTAAATGTGAGGATAAATCTAACAATCTCGGACAGAGTTTTTAAATGTATTACACAGAAGTGAAATagctttaaaaatgttttataacgaattaatttaattcgaacaaaaacaaaattacacattattattattagagttgaaccaagagaagtctgcaacgattttgatagcacacgcagtgcaagtgttaatttaaacgtcactcttctatgaaattataacgtataaatgacacttgcactgcgtgtgctatcaaaatcgttgcagacttctcTAGGTTTAACTCTAGAAGCAATTGACATATTAATAGCTTCTGTGCAAAAATAGTTACTAAGTTTTAATGAtgcgttttagacctatgttcgtgatgTTTCTGTCCAGCGAAAGTTGTTTATTCAGGTTTCGATTCGATTAAGTTACTGGTCAAAGGCCTcaagatttatattttttggcaaccgtacTATGATCTAAACAGCgctaaaattttaataaaaactgcTGCTAAATCCACTGCACCTTAAGGGCGTTACATACCTCGCGCCGCTCGTCGGCCACCTCGTCACGTGTCTGGTTACATACCTCGCGCCGCTCGTCGGCCACCTCGTCACGTGTCTGGTTACATACCTCGCGCCGCTCGTCGGCCACCTCGTCACGTGTCTGGTTACATACCTCGCGCCGCTCGTCGGCCACCTCGTCACGTGTCTGGTTACATACCTCGCGCCGCTCGTCGGCCACCTCGTCCCGTGTCTGGTTACATACCTCGCGCCGCTCGTCGGCCACCTCGTCACGTGTCTGGTTACATACCTCGCGCCGCTCGTCGGCCACCTCGTCACGTGTCTGGTTACATACCTCGCGCCGCTCGTCGGCCACCTCGTCACGTGTCTGGTTACATACCTCGCGCCGCTCGTCGGCCACCTCGTCACGTGTCTGGTTACATACCTCGCGCCGCTCGTCGGCCACCTCGTCACGTGTCTGGTTACATACCTCGCGCCGCTCGTCGGCCACCTCGTCCCGTGTCTGGTTACATACCTCGCGCCGCTCGTCGGCCACCTCGTCACGTGTCTGGTAGGTCATGAGGGCGTGCACCAGCTCCACAAACAACTGGTCGTCGATGAAACCGCCTTCCTTGTCACCTGTGCCAGAATCGTATGGTTAATTTGACATATACAAGTCAGAATACGCGTGTATCGCCCCTTGGTTCAgatttttcattaattttagtttttatcttggTTTGTATAGGAGGCTTTTACAAATGAAAAGTATATCTTAGTGTGAGAAtatagattaaataaataaatcttggTTTAcgaattatattaaaatagcgACCCcgcgcgggttaacaaattatacataaaccttccgctTGAATCACTctcatctattaaaaaaaccgcatcaaaatccgttgcgtagttttaaagatctaagcatacatacagacagacagcggtaagcgactttgttttatactatgtactgaTAGTAATTTGCGGCCGTGGATTGCGGTATACAAAATTTCACATCTtctaaatcgttttttttttgtactggtaaccaattGTAATTATGTATTAGAGGTTTCTGGTTATTTCCcaaatcaaaaaattaaaaataaccatTGGGTACTTAAGTCACCATTCATCAATGAATTGTATGCTACGATTGTATGTATAATCTGAAAAGCGTGAATAGGTGAGAGAGAGGCTTTTGTGAATCCTAACTGTTAAAAGCCATAGCCAATAGTCTTTTTGTTTTAGTTTACCTTACAAACCACGGAGAGGAAGCATTTGTGCACCACACACCATTGtgcatatcgccgctatacttactcaacctcgtatctgcaacactcatttgatgacaaaaacacccgtattccgaatgtaagaaaagcgacatttccatcaaatgattgttgcatgTGAGGTTgttaagtatatatatacaatatgtaGTTTTTGGACAAACAAAGGTTTTATTCCAATTAGGATTTTCCATTTAAAGCTTTTAACTAAACTTCTTgtcttgaatttttttgttaacaGATTGCTATTAACCCCCGGAGTCCcacaattcgttttttttagtaaGGAGGTAAGCAATCTTTCAAAATTTTCCAACATAAATTGAACTCTATTAAACTGATAAAAAGTCAAAAGTTAAATGGGGTCTATGTACTATGTGTGGGACGCTATGAGTGGGAGTAAAGAGAATCAAATTTAATTGTAGATTTAAAACTACAACAAGGTAAACAGCCAAAGCTGTCTGAATGAAATAGGTAATTAACTAGTTAACACACCGCTTGTGATATAATCACTTTGTCCGAAAAAAAAATGGTGTAAGCCAATGTACCATGCACTTTCCCGTCGTAGTTCTTAATGAGCTCCTCGATGAAAGTACCATCCTGGTCCAGGACCTCGTCACCCATGTACGGGATGTTGTGCAGCACCGTCTCGTCTTCCACCATGAAGTTCTTCTGTGTCGGAGCCCATGTATACATTGTGGGAATCGGGTTCACCGAGTTGATTATGTGGATCGGTACTTGTTGGGTTGTGACGATGCCAGAAGctgtaattttaagataaatgaataattaataacccttttttttgtaaagcaGGCTGGCAgttgaaataactgataatgcctGTATCCAATTTGCATTGTGCTTATCTAATTTATTCTTAAACTCATTGACATGTTTTACAATAATTGGAACTAAATTAAGTGTTTAAACAACCACAAGAAAACCTATTTAATATTGATATAAGGTGTAAAAATggtatatttattatagatggtcaagcaaatcttgtcagtagaaaaaggcgagaaatttaaattttctatgggacaatatcccttcgtgcctacattttttaacttTTCTGCCTTTTTCTCTCtgaagatctgcttgaccaactttAGTTTTAATAGCTTTTTAAAGAACagcataaaatttaatttagtatttgtatttacaatttgtatttgcaatttttattgacaataacAATGACAAACAATGACCTGATACTGAATTGAATGTAAAGTCGTACTATACTTCAATTCAAACAGTTCTACAGCATTGCTATCTATGTACAATGTATGTACCCTTTGTAaataccagggatcggaaccggttttttccaaaaacttcGTAATAACcatattgttttaattatttttactcaAAATgaaggactcagttgtgtgcttaggtaacaacttcgtattattagattgcccaattatgagaaatgaaataattagcaaagtacgaaaaaataccgttttcgttccatacaaaaaataccggtatccgatccttGGTTAAATACTACTCACCATCAGTGCTGGTTACTTCAGCCTTCTTCATGAGCCCCTCATGGCTCGGATTTGGCGCCGGCGGAGGCCAGAAAGGTCGCCGCCCGCGCTCCGCTAACTCTGCATCGCGCGTTTCCAGAGCCTCCGACATAAGACGCAAGTTTCGCGCCCATGCTACCTTCACTTCATCCGCTCTTTTGAATCGCTAAAATCAACCATTTTAATATGCAAAATGTTAAAAACTACATTCCACAGTAgggaatttgtttaataaagaATATCaaccaaataaaaacaaaggttAATGTACTTGCCTTCACTTGGCGGAGGCGCATATATTCGGACTTCACGCGTTTCTTCCATTCTGCTGAAACCTTCGATTTACTCATTGCGGGTTGAAATAGTAATTATTCACTCATGAGGCTAATACACTGCAGGAATTAAACAAGATAATATCTACAAAATTGAGCGTCCCACCGGTAAAAACGAGCGGGTGGGTAAAGTACGAAGCTTGAATATGGCTTGAATTGAATGAAGAAAAGAAAAAGGATAGCATAGCATACGGGGTAAAAGTGACAGTGACAGACAGTGACAGACGAGATAAATGTTTGTCTATAGTTCTAGAGATGTTATGTATCGATAGAAACCGTAAAGTTGTGAAAAAAGGAAAAGGTTTTTTACTATGGTGTCTTGCATTGACTTTCTTGTCTATGATTCGATCTATAATGTTTATGGGCATTTGAGGCGAGTGTACGCTGCCATTTTTCCACGATATAAATTGGACATAAAAGCAAATTAAAACAAGGTGAGCATGGACAGAAAGGTATTTCTTATATATTTTAAGTCCATATCATACGCTTTACTTATAACGCATGCACTGTCTGATTATTTTTCGCATAAAAGGCTACGGATTACGTAATTTATGTTATTCCTCGTCATAACTTTAACACCTATCGTATCATGTATGTCAAGAGCTAGTCTACGTACATTTGAAGGCGTCTCGGATTCGGGTCATTTAGAGTTGTTGTCTACACCGAAAAGTTATTCTGTTTGTAGGTGTGTGCATACCTACAAACTGCTCCAGGTTATGCGAAGAGGCTTATTAAAGTATGTCATATCGCGGCCCATGGGACGGCGGGCCGCCTGGCGCCGAGGCGGAGTATGTGCCGCCCTACGCAGGGGGCGCCGCCCCGCCGCCTCCGCCCGTCATGCCCACCACGGACCCCTGGACGGGCGTCAGCTACAGTCAGTATGGACCTCCTCCCTCCTATGACTATCAGAACTACGGCGCTTCCAACTACAACTACAATTACGACGCTAATTACTACCAGCGCCCGCCTGAGAACTACTATCAGAAATATCCTGAGTCGAGAGATGCATACTCCTCCCGGGATGGTCATAACAATGCGCCCAGGTCGTCTACCCGGCCAAGGTCTCCTCCTGCAGAAATTACTGTAGTAAGAAGACGTAGATCATACTCTAGAAGTGTTAGTCCTTTTGTAAAGAAAGAAAGAGCATATTCAAGAAAAAGAGATAGCTATGATGAGGGCCGGAAGACAAGGTCTCATAGTAAGTCAAATCGACTTAAGAGAGGAAAGTATTCTTCCAGTGACCGCTCCAGTTCTAGGTCCTCGTCTAGATTGTCTCGGAAGATAGTAAAGGGCAGGAGGACCTCTTCTGACTCATCTGGGTCAAATAACTCATATAAAAAACGAGTAGCTAGAAAAAGTAAAACTCGAGAACATTCTTACACTCCGCCTCTGAAGAAATCTTCATCACATTCTAGAAATAGATCTATGTCTAAACGCTCTGCAAGTAAGGATCATTCTTCCAGTAAGTCTCCTAGGTTAAGGCATGATAAGGAAAAGGACGTCAAAGGAAAAAGCAAATTGCTTCTCAGTAAGGACAAAGCCAAGAAATCAAGGGATGTTATAACTCctccaaaaaaaataaaagaggAACCTAAGACCCCTCCGCCAAGGCAAAAGCAGTCATCAATAACTCCACCTAGGAGCTATCAAGCTATCAAAAAGGAGCGATCAACAACACCACCTAAGAAAAAGCGCCCGACTACACCAGTCCGGAAAAATAGAGAGAGTTCTCTAACACCTCCTAAAAGTTATGCTAGAAGCCGGTCCTCTTCCAGCTCCGGGTCGGGTTCTCGGTCGCCGACTCCGAAGCCTAAAAACAAACGCAATCGCCGCTCGAGATCGTCTTCTAGGTCGTCGCAATCAAGGTCTAGGTCGAGATCGAAACGGCGCAGGTCCGAGCATAGGTCCCGGACGAAGAGTCGCTCCAAACGGCGATCTGTAAGCAAGAGCAGCCGCCCTAAACGACGATCTGTAAGCAAGAGCATCCGGTCTAAACGGCGCTCCGTAAGCAAGAGCAGTCACTCCCGGAGCCGCTCTAAATCCAGAGGAAGACGCAGTAGGAGTCGATCGTCAAAGTCGCGATCGCGCTCTAAGAGCTCACGCTCTAGCCGAAGCCATAGCGGAACACCGAGTGAAGAACGTCGAGGGCAATTCACTGTTGCCGACCGTAAGCGGTTCTGGAAGCTTCATCGTAGTAGGCAAGAAGAAAAAAGGAAGGAAAATCCAGAATCTCCGCCTAAAGAGGTTAAACCTCCACCAGGGGCTATAGAACCAGCACAGGTTGATGATATAGAATATGGTGTTCCGCCAGAGGTTGAAGGGCCAAACTTTGCTGAACTTTTACCGGCTTGCCCGGCTGACCTTCAGCAACCATCGTCTTCTAAATCCAAGCCGGGCCCGATACCAATTAAAAACGAT
Coding sequences:
- the LOC134652506 gene encoding serine/arginine-rich splicing factor 4; this translates as MSYRGPWDGGPPGAEAEYVPPYAGGAAPPPPPVMPTTDPWTGVSYSQYGPPPSYDYQNYGASNYNYNYDANYYQRPPENYYQKYPESRDAYSSRDGHNNAPRSSTRPRSPPAEITVVRRRRSYSRSVSPFVKKERAYSRKRDSYDEGRKTRSHSKSNRLKRGKYSSSDRSSSRSSSRLSRKIVKGRRTSSDSSGSNNSYKKRVARKSKTREHSYTPPLKKSSSHSRNRSMSKRSASKDHSSSKSPRLRHDKEKDVKGKSKLLLSKDKAKKSRDVITPPKKIKEEPKTPPPRQKQSSITPPRSYQAIKKERSTTPPKKKRPTTPVRKNRESSLTPPKSYARSRSSSSSGSGSRSPTPKPKNKRNRRSRSSSRSSQSRSRSRSKRRRSEHRSRTKSRSKRRSVSKSSRPKRRSVSKSIRSKRRSVSKSSHSRSRSKSRGRRSRSRSSKSRSRSKSSRSSRSHSGTPSEERRGQFTVADRKRFWKLHRSRQEEKRKENPESPPKEVKPPPGAIEPAQVDDIEYGVPPEVEGPNFAELLPACPADLQQPSSSKSKPGPIPIKNDGSFLEMFKKMQEETKKVEEKKPEIKKPVLPFIGKRRGGRVLKTGLVKKAKAIEEQLADNAPKDAWSLYMQEVKKYRETSCEEERKTRPLVK